A segment of the Polyodon spathula isolate WHYD16114869_AA chromosome 17, ASM1765450v1, whole genome shotgun sequence genome:
TAAAGTGGACCTGGTTGCCAAATGAGATTCTAaatttaacaaacaataacatatcAATACCAATTTCTGAGAGGAAAGGAAACAGCAAACATTATCAGCAACACTGATAGACTGGATCAcatttccagcaggacaatgtcaAGCAAAAGGattgtattttctttcattttaggtGTATATTTCTTTCAGGAATGCATggtaattatacattttatattacatgTAACTATAGTCAGTAACATTATTCTCGTGGATGATGCTAAATATACTGAGAAAAAAATCGCATTTCTTGATGCTAAGATGTGTTATGATACTAAGAATCAACACGGATGTTAGTGCCACTTCAGTAGTCATGCTCTGTATGTTATCGCAAACAGAATGATGGTggtttaaataaagttttactgtaattctttaaCTGTTTATTAACTATTTTTATCTGTCTTCATTTGTAAGGTTTTTCATATTTCTtcctcaaattacattttaaataaaacagtggaTGATTTTGTCTAATGAAAGGGCATATTCAGGTCATTCTAAAAAATTCTGATATCATACCTGTAAAGCACagttttataatatacagtagaccCTGATACTGCAATCTGACTTTTTTGGGCATCAGATCACATAGTAATGTCACATTAAGGTTAGctatattgtttaattttctCTCACATAGctacatattaaaacacatataaaacaaCATCTGGAGTATGACATTTcagcattacttaaaaaaattcCACAAATTGTTGAGATATTGAGAAAGTTGATGGCTACATTTagcagcaatatatttattttgaatcacACAAATGTAATTTGGAACAGCAATATAACAAGATGTGTTGCAACACCTGGCCCCAAAACAAGGTAACGGAAACAGGACAGCAATAAGGAGTGGTGCGATTAAAATTCAATCAAATGTGTATAAGGTCCATTAGTGTCCAGTTTCAATACTTGTCTATTCCCATAGGTCCCATGTTTGACCAATACTCCTGATTCAGTGCATTTGCTGGAAGAGGAGAGCTCTTTTTCACACTGAGCCACAAAGCTGGCGTACAGCTGCATTCCCTGCTCCTTCCCGATGTTGGCGTGGTACTGCATGCTCTTTCCTTTGGCTTTACCGCCCAGGGTAGCTTGCGGGACTATCAGAACATTCCCAGGCAGGTCGAGAACAGACACATACCTACCAGTGTCTGTCTCACACAGCTTCACGTTTAATAGTGTACTCACTGTGAATACAATTAATACAGTGCTTATCAAAAAAAGTTTACATTCTGTGTTGCCAGAAAGAAGCAGATTAGCACTCATCTAAAGtaaggtaaggtagtccaagtaAAAACTAGATGTAAAAGCgctatttctgtaaaatgaaaaacagacctTAAATGTTACAATTAACATAGTATTGCAATTTTTACACCTAACAAAGGTTTAGTAAATATTTTAGCTTCATGATGTGCccaattcaaaattaaattaggaatgaagaaaataatttcagaaaTATTACCCGATGTACACTTCCCTTTactatatatgtttaaaatgtgcagttttgaaataaacacctgttgtagcaaatatttatttacacttttaaacatgacatctggtactaggTTAAACAAAGTTGCTTGCCTTTCTCACAAGAAAATATACATGgtcttcctgggtcatttcatttTAGcattgtcttctgggtcaaagcctgttactggctgaaaacatgtcagttaATACTGTAAAcatctggttggttaatgacaggaaagaaggccttGAAAAGGGTGGGGGCAATTCTTCAGGCTATATAACCAAGAAAGTGCAAAGCTGTCTAAAAAGAATGTTAcccaaacagagatttctttaacctattgTAGTACCAGatagttgtttaaaaatgaaattacacGCTTCCTAAAACACAGGTTTCTTTCATGATTACACATTTGATACCTCTAGTTAATGGATGTGGGtgctgttgaaaatatatggacTTATTGTGCTAgctagctacaattactttaaattacattaaacattattattatgccCAGTTAACTCATACTAGAATATTTTACCCCATGTAAAGCATGACCCCAatcgattcttttttttttttaaatcactagtAGCACATAAGAAGCTGGTGTagtgatgcatttaaaaatatactgtacctaTTTTGGGGATTATCTCTTCTGTGGCCCCTTTGAAAAAACAGATATAAATCACCATTCCTCTCtgaatctaaaacaaacaaaaaaataaagtaagaaaTCATGTTGTTATTCAAATCCCTAAAtgtaatcttcatttttttttatttcgtgtGTGTACATTCCTAAAAATAGAACCCATACCCATTCCATGGTGCTGTTTTTGGTGGGTTTATGCTCAGGACCAGCACGAAGATGTACAACTTACATTCTACTAGATTTGGTAGGGAATCACATTCATGACATCTACTTAACACAAACCgtcatttaaaaactgtttttaaacataattcGCTGTCAAATATACATCACATATCATATGCTATTCTGCTGCATGTACtacatatttgtaaatacaacttgattatattaaaattaaactaTGAGGAAATAGAATTTTAAGGAACGCTTAAAAATACACCAAAGGCAAATTGTAGTTTACAGTGCAGTACCTCAACCCATTCTGCCTCAGAGTCCTGTGTTGGGGGCTTCACTTGCAGTTTGCCATGCAGGCATTGCTGAACTATACTTCGAGCAACCACAGCCGTGTTTGACtctgtcattttgtttgtaaCTTGAAAAACACTAAACACTTCTATACCACGGCTCACGTAAACAGTATCCGACGGTTTATTTTGCAATTCAGATATTTAGTATAATTAGT
Coding sequences within it:
- the LOC121330064 gene encoding D-aminoacyl-tRNA deacylase 2-like, whose product is MTESNTAVVARSIVQQCLHGKLQVKPPTQDSEAEWVEIQRGMVIYICFFKGATEEIIPKIVSTLLNVKLCETDTGRYVSVLDLPGNVLIVPQATLGGKAKGKSMQYHANIGKEQGMQLYASFVAQCEKELSSSSKCTESGVLVKHGTYGNRQVLKLDTNGPYTHLIEF